A window of Lysobacterales bacterium genomic DNA:
GCTTGAGCGCATCCTCGAATGCTTCCGCCATGGTGAGCGCGCCGCGCGCATCGCGACGCAGCGGATTCTCCTGCAGGAAGACCGAGATCAGGAACTCCTTGACGCGTTCGTTGCGGGTCGCCATCTCGCGTGCGACGGCCGCTTCGCGTTCGGCACGCTGCGCCTGCGACTGCGCGACCGTCGCCTGCCACAGCGCGGTACCGAAACCCGCGATCAGCGCCAGCAGTACCGCGCTCGCGCTTCCAACCGCAAGCCGATGGCGGGCGACGAACTTGCGCATGCGATAGCGCCGCGTATCCAGCTGTGCGGCGACCGGCCGACCCGCCAACCAGCGCCGCAGGTCGTCGGCGAAGGCGGCGGCCGTGGCGTAGCGGCGTTCGGGCTCGCGACGCAGGGCGGCCAGCACGATGGTGTCGAGCTCACCGGCAATCTCGCGCGCAAAGCGCGTCACTGTGCTGGCTGCTGCGCCGAGGGCGAGGCCGCTGCGCGCGGTGTCACGCAAGCGCAGGCTCGGGCGCTCCGCCGTTTCGTGGCGCACGCGCTCGGCGAGGCTGTGCAGCGTGGTGCTTTCGCGTTGATGCGGCAGGCTGCCCGTCAACAGTTCGTGCAGCACCACGCCGAGGGCATACACGTCGGTGGCGGTGCTGATCGGCTCGTCCAGGATCTGCTCGGGTGCCGCGTACGCCGGTGACATCACGCGCATGCCGGTGGCGGTTTCGTCGAGACCGGAATCCACCTGCATCAGCTTGGCGATGCCGAAGTCCAGCAGATGCACACGGCCCTGCGCGTCCACCAGAATGTTCGAGGGCTTGAGGTCACGGTGCACGACCAGCCGGTTCTGCGCGTAGGCCACCGCTTCAGCGACGTCTGCCAGCAGGGCCACCCGCGCGCGCACGTCGAGATTGTTGCGGCGCGCGTACTCGTTCAGCGGCAGGCCTTCCACCCGCTCCATCGCGTACCAGGGCGTGCCGTCGTCGGCGACACCGCCGTCAATGAAGCGGGCGATGGCGGGATGCGACAGCTCCGCGAGGATGCGCCGCTCCTGCACGAACCTTCGCAGGCGGTCTTCCCCATCGATGCCGCGCAGCAGCAGCTTGAGCGCGACCTCCTGCTGGAAGTCGCCTTCGTGCCGCTGTGCCAGCCAGACCTCACCCATGCCGCCACGCCCCAGCAGGCGGTCGAGCTGAAACGGCCCAATGCGCTTGCCCGCCGCACCTGCGATCGCGACTCGCGCATCCGAGACCCGGTCGACCAGGGTTGCCGCGACCTCTCGGAAGCCGCGATCGATCACGCTCTCGGGCGTCGCGTCAGCGCGCAGAAGGCGGGTCAGTTCCTCGGCCAGCGCCGGATCCTCGGCGCGTAGCGCACGCAGCCGCGCCGCCTGCGCCGACGGATCGAGGTCGACCAGCGCATCGAACTGGGCCAGCGCCCGCAGCGCAACATCAGGTATCGATGGCATCCAGCAGCTCTCCCTGTTCGCAACCGGACTCACCCAGGCGAGATTGCAGGAACGCGCGCGCGCGGCGGAAATCGCGCTTCAAGGTGGCTGGCGACAGATCCAGCACTTCGCCCGACTCCTCCAGCGTCAGGCCGGCGAAGAAGCGCAGCTCGACCAGCCGCGCAAGACGCGGGTCCAGAGTCTCCAACGCGTCCATGGCTTGGCTGAGCGCCACCATCTGCTCGTGCCTCAGGGCATCGCCAGAGAGGCCCTCCACCGCGCCCAGCGTGGTCTCCGCGGCGCCGGCACCGCGCTTGATGGCCAGGCGTTCGCGC
This region includes:
- a CDS encoding serine/threonine protein kinase; the encoded protein is MPSIPDVALRALAQFDALVDLDPSAQAARLRALRAEDPALAEELTRLLRADATPESVIDRGFREVAATLVDRVSDARVAIAGAAGKRIGPFQLDRLLGRGGMGEVWLAQRHEGDFQQEVALKLLLRGIDGEDRLRRFVQERRILAELSHPAIARFIDGGVADDGTPWYAMERVEGLPLNEYARRNNLDVRARVALLADVAEAVAYAQNRLVVHRDLKPSNILVDAQGRVHLLDFGIAKLMQVDSGLDETATGMRVMSPAYAAPEQILDEPISTATDVYALGVVLHELLTGSLPHQRESTTLHSLAERVRHETAERPSLRLRDTARSGLALGAAASTVTRFAREIAGELDTIVLAALRREPERRYATAAAFADDLRRWLAGRPVAAQLDTRRYRMRKFVARHRLAVGSASAVLLALIAGFGTALWQATVAQSQAQRAEREAAVAREMATRNERVKEFLISVFLQENPLRRDARGALTMAEAFEDALKRIDSEFADDPAMQGELLDDFGEIVSGRGDFARARDMFERALAIAERAHGENDPAVAEALLNIAAANSGEGRDEANRPLAERAIRILQGGQPPDTAALANAHNALAVSLRNEGDMSAAILHTQRALALAGGPQSAEPLVPVALYNLATMLAEANLIDEAEPVARQAIAALERQQGVDAAPLAIALTTLESVLEQRGDTAGVTRLTERRLAIARQHFSGDHPWKSSALADSGWQLVLEGRAEEGEARIREAIAAFDRQGDDAMAAQSARRRLALSLIRRDALDDAAAVLDAAIDSCRAAATLENQLCLTLRANRAHLAARLGNFEAALAEADTVERTLAQRFGSGLDERGQALEARAAALAGLQRREEARAAQSDALRIYQALYDGSHRSVQRAEERLAALQGDADELAR
- a CDS encoding sigma-70 family RNA polymerase sigma factor → MTEVTQWIARARDGDREAADQLFRAVYADLHGLAKAQVRRGEGGGLGSTSLVHEAYFRLAKPAALAINDRAHFFAVAARAMRQIAVDHARERLAIKRGAGAAETTLGAVEGLSGDALRHEQMVALSQAMDALETLDPRLARLVELRFFAGLTLEESGEVLDLSPATLKRDFRRARAFLQSRLGESGCEQGELLDAIDT